The following are encoded together in the Lytechinus variegatus isolate NC3 chromosome 19, Lvar_3.0, whole genome shotgun sequence genome:
- the LOC121406155 gene encoding uncharacterized protein LOC121406155 isoform X2 encodes MQTGAFLQLFTNSVNTALHKQHCTCKGKSYDSKELFAKSNPGLFGPNDQLKVTNAKKPGPLRQNVEVKLPPVATSKASEDIIKEATRDLKHQLKKHVSDTGSVQVSPRFCKPLGDSGLVEQTEELRLPHIMEIRDRTGNNWKIIQDASNKSRQRLKESQIGPDWKSYPAISTQKLQLLNGPINSPREKGLAFSNTSQCQGIDSNAIDAVLRQNTPILQVRVPVLDDYSEDGYDDQGITLPDLRPRCQQALTHTCTSEAATPKDVPDEMTRKILLGRWAASVRTGKMTYSEYLRKVSLMSMLQRSDTMTSKQDMFQSRSLDWSSAAREKRPRTRSLEGMFEEEHLPKRLEIDGGRSQLNSRDNTHIRHKGRERPDMTGVITPGDSAKVCSQPLPPELERLYTRSSSRVPTLDIGQSLDEYLPTDFLDQERHKLRMQYPMYNFKRENERQYASNQFTSKSLPSQVSFHGDVERPMTNEPREITLESDVTHTGQQKRKSKPRRLNSRLGYNAICITGGRIPTKASASDEIEALAELQRQYLEQQTLNDVTPDNVLPRLYAVPHQPPTTPVDATIASVSLPEILAQMAEGATVYRISEETLDKEPKGGQSIPVPTKVPGTSEPKKNVQGESVNIVTIEAETSCLKADSKESISKESKDSGNSGSNADAGHPKAEPGNENCENDAAETFSLKSEVLEGKSDYSEYKEGIKHGNGTETNDSNNNKIRKDLKTSIKKLEISDVNGLESQMTTVSSRSLERMMARLPSRHLKSRDKRSRRSRTIGAASGLMAKRSPMTTKHVVFVSPAFNQSKA; translated from the coding sequence ATGCAGACGGGGGCATTCCTTCAGCTCTTCACGAATAGTGTCAACACTGCACTGCATAAGCAACACTGTACATGCAAAGGGAAAAGCTATGACTCCAAGGAACTCTTTGCCAAGAGCAACCCCGGATTGTTTGGTCCTAACGACCAGTTGAAGGTGACCAACGCAAAGAAGCCTGGTCCCTTGCGACAGAATGTTGAGGTGAAGCTCCCACCGGTTGCAACGTCAAAGGCATCGGAGGACATCATCAAGGAAGCAACAAGAGACCTGAAGCACCAGCTTAAAAAGCATGTAAGTGATACCGGAAGTGTCCAGGTGTCCCCAAGGTTCTGTAAACCTTTGGGAGATTCGGGTTTGGTTGAACAAACGGAAGAGCTCCGACTTCCTCACATCATGGAGATTCGTGATCGGACAGGCAACAATTGGAAAATCATCCAGGACGCTTCGAATAAGTCTAGACAACGGCTAAAGGAAAGTCAAATAGGGCCTGACTGGAAGTCTTATCCTGCAATATCTACGCAAAAGCTGCAACTACTCAACGGCCCAATAAATTCCCCTAGGGAAAAGGGTCTCGCGTTTTCAAATACAAGTCAATGTCAAGGAATCGATTCGAATGCTATTGATGCAGTCTTAAGACAGAATACCCCTATATTACAGGTTCGGGTGCCAGTTCTTGATGACTACTCTGAAGACGGCTACGATGATCAAGGTATCACCCTGCCGGACCTGCGACCGCGTTGTCAACAGGCATTGACCCACACCTGCACATCCGAGGCTGCCACCCCAAAGGATGTACCTGATGAGATGACGAGGAAGATTCTTCTTGGAAGGTGGGCTGCATCGGTCCGTACTGGTAAAATGACCTACAGTGAGTACCTTCGTAAGGTTTCGCTCATGTCAATGCTTCAGAGGTCGGATACGATGACCAGCAAGCAGGACATGTTTCAAAGTCGGAGCCTGGACTGGTCCTCGGCTGCTAGAGAGAAGCGTCCAAGGACTCGAAGTCTTGAGGGGATGTTTGAGGAGGAGCATTTGCCAAAACGCCTCGAGATTGATGGTGGCCGGAGTCAATTAAATTCAAGGGATAACACTCATATACGACACAAAGGCAGGGAACGTCCAGACATGACAGGTGTCATCACACCAGGAGACAGCGCGAAGGTGTGCAGTCAACCACTTCCTCCGGAGCTTGAGAGATTGTATACCAGATCTTCAAGCAGAGTACCTACACTCGATATTGGACAATCGCTAGATGAGTACCTTCCGACTGATTTCCTTGATCAGGAACGCCATAAGCTACGCATGCAATATCCGATGTATAATTTCAAGCGAGAGAATGAACGACAGTACGCGTCGAATCAGTTCACGTCCAAATCCTTGCCATCTCAAGTGTCATTCCATGGAGACGTAGAGAGGCCGATGACGAATGAACCCAGAGAGATCACTTTAGAGTCGGATGTTACGCACACCGGCCAACAGAAACGCAAATCAAAACCACGTAGGTTGAACAGTCGCCTTGGCTACAATGCCATTTGTATTACCGGTGGAAGGATTCCGACCAAAGCAAGTGCCTCGGACGAGATTGAAGCACTTGCGGAATTGCAAAGACAGTACCTAGAGCAACAAACACTCAATGACGTCACACCGGACAACGTTCTACCGCGTTTGTACGCAGTCCCCCATCAACCACCAACGACACCTGTGGATGCAACCATTGCCAGTGTGTCTTTACCCGAGATCCTTGCACAGATGGCTGAGGGAGCGACGGTTTACAGGATAAGCGAAGAAACACTCGATAAAGAGCCAAAGGGAGGTCAAAGTATTCCTGTCCCGACAAAGGTACCTGGAACTTCGGAGCCTAAAAAGAACGTTCAGGGTGAGTCTGTAAATATAGTAACAATCGAAGCGGAAACGAGTTGCCTAAAGGCCGATTCCAAAGAGAGTATCAGCAAGGAGTCCAAAGACAGTGGTAATTCTGGCAGCAACGCTGACGCAGGTCACCCAAAGGCAGAACCGGGCaatgaaaattgtgaaaatgacgCTGCAGAAACATTTTCTCTTAAGAGTGAAGTTCTTGAAGGTAAAAGTGATTACTCTGAATACAAAGAAGGAATCAAGCATGGCAATGGAACAGAGACCAACGACAGCAATAACAACAAAATCCGAAAAGATCTTAAGACCTCTATCAAGAAGCTTGAGATTTCCGACGTTAACGGTCTGGAGAGTCAGATGACAACCGTCTCTAGTCGTTCTTTGGAAAGAATGATGGCTCGACTGCCATCAAGACATCTCAAAAGTCGGGACAAGCGCTCTAGGAGATCAAGGACCATCGGCGCAGCCTCGGGTCTCATGGCCAAGAGATCTCCTATGACCACAAAACACGTGGTCTTTGTCAGTCCTGCCTTTAACCAAAGCAAGGcgtaa
- the LOC121406155 gene encoding uncharacterized protein LOC121406155 isoform X1, which yields MATRSPMEGSYQEDLTRQWKQIAERPDHSRTKNPPLPDPKDMQTGAFLQLFTNSVNTALHKQHCTCKGKSYDSKELFAKSNPGLFGPNDQLKVTNAKKPGPLRQNVEVKLPPVATSKASEDIIKEATRDLKHQLKKHVSDTGSVQVSPRFCKPLGDSGLVEQTEELRLPHIMEIRDRTGNNWKIIQDASNKSRQRLKESQIGPDWKSYPAISTQKLQLLNGPINSPREKGLAFSNTSQCQGIDSNAIDAVLRQNTPILQVRVPVLDDYSEDGYDDQGITLPDLRPRCQQALTHTCTSEAATPKDVPDEMTRKILLGRWAASVRTGKMTYSEYLRKVSLMSMLQRSDTMTSKQDMFQSRSLDWSSAAREKRPRTRSLEGMFEEEHLPKRLEIDGGRSQLNSRDNTHIRHKGRERPDMTGVITPGDSAKVCSQPLPPELERLYTRSSSRVPTLDIGQSLDEYLPTDFLDQERHKLRMQYPMYNFKRENERQYASNQFTSKSLPSQVSFHGDVERPMTNEPREITLESDVTHTGQQKRKSKPRRLNSRLGYNAICITGGRIPTKASASDEIEALAELQRQYLEQQTLNDVTPDNVLPRLYAVPHQPPTTPVDATIASVSLPEILAQMAEGATVYRISEETLDKEPKGGQSIPVPTKVPGTSEPKKNVQGESVNIVTIEAETSCLKADSKESISKESKDSGNSGSNADAGHPKAEPGNENCENDAAETFSLKSEVLEGKSDYSEYKEGIKHGNGTETNDSNNNKIRKDLKTSIKKLEISDVNGLESQMTTVSSRSLERMMARLPSRHLKSRDKRSRRSRTIGAASGLMAKRSPMTTKHVVFVSPAFNQSKA from the coding sequence cTATCAAGAGGATCTTACTCGACAATGGAAGCAGATAGCAGAACGTCCGGACCACTCACGGACCAAGAATCCTCCCCTCCCTGACCCCAAGGATATGCAGACGGGGGCATTCCTTCAGCTCTTCACGAATAGTGTCAACACTGCACTGCATAAGCAACACTGTACATGCAAAGGGAAAAGCTATGACTCCAAGGAACTCTTTGCCAAGAGCAACCCCGGATTGTTTGGTCCTAACGACCAGTTGAAGGTGACCAACGCAAAGAAGCCTGGTCCCTTGCGACAGAATGTTGAGGTGAAGCTCCCACCGGTTGCAACGTCAAAGGCATCGGAGGACATCATCAAGGAAGCAACAAGAGACCTGAAGCACCAGCTTAAAAAGCATGTAAGTGATACCGGAAGTGTCCAGGTGTCCCCAAGGTTCTGTAAACCTTTGGGAGATTCGGGTTTGGTTGAACAAACGGAAGAGCTCCGACTTCCTCACATCATGGAGATTCGTGATCGGACAGGCAACAATTGGAAAATCATCCAGGACGCTTCGAATAAGTCTAGACAACGGCTAAAGGAAAGTCAAATAGGGCCTGACTGGAAGTCTTATCCTGCAATATCTACGCAAAAGCTGCAACTACTCAACGGCCCAATAAATTCCCCTAGGGAAAAGGGTCTCGCGTTTTCAAATACAAGTCAATGTCAAGGAATCGATTCGAATGCTATTGATGCAGTCTTAAGACAGAATACCCCTATATTACAGGTTCGGGTGCCAGTTCTTGATGACTACTCTGAAGACGGCTACGATGATCAAGGTATCACCCTGCCGGACCTGCGACCGCGTTGTCAACAGGCATTGACCCACACCTGCACATCCGAGGCTGCCACCCCAAAGGATGTACCTGATGAGATGACGAGGAAGATTCTTCTTGGAAGGTGGGCTGCATCGGTCCGTACTGGTAAAATGACCTACAGTGAGTACCTTCGTAAGGTTTCGCTCATGTCAATGCTTCAGAGGTCGGATACGATGACCAGCAAGCAGGACATGTTTCAAAGTCGGAGCCTGGACTGGTCCTCGGCTGCTAGAGAGAAGCGTCCAAGGACTCGAAGTCTTGAGGGGATGTTTGAGGAGGAGCATTTGCCAAAACGCCTCGAGATTGATGGTGGCCGGAGTCAATTAAATTCAAGGGATAACACTCATATACGACACAAAGGCAGGGAACGTCCAGACATGACAGGTGTCATCACACCAGGAGACAGCGCGAAGGTGTGCAGTCAACCACTTCCTCCGGAGCTTGAGAGATTGTATACCAGATCTTCAAGCAGAGTACCTACACTCGATATTGGACAATCGCTAGATGAGTACCTTCCGACTGATTTCCTTGATCAGGAACGCCATAAGCTACGCATGCAATATCCGATGTATAATTTCAAGCGAGAGAATGAACGACAGTACGCGTCGAATCAGTTCACGTCCAAATCCTTGCCATCTCAAGTGTCATTCCATGGAGACGTAGAGAGGCCGATGACGAATGAACCCAGAGAGATCACTTTAGAGTCGGATGTTACGCACACCGGCCAACAGAAACGCAAATCAAAACCACGTAGGTTGAACAGTCGCCTTGGCTACAATGCCATTTGTATTACCGGTGGAAGGATTCCGACCAAAGCAAGTGCCTCGGACGAGATTGAAGCACTTGCGGAATTGCAAAGACAGTACCTAGAGCAACAAACACTCAATGACGTCACACCGGACAACGTTCTACCGCGTTTGTACGCAGTCCCCCATCAACCACCAACGACACCTGTGGATGCAACCATTGCCAGTGTGTCTTTACCCGAGATCCTTGCACAGATGGCTGAGGGAGCGACGGTTTACAGGATAAGCGAAGAAACACTCGATAAAGAGCCAAAGGGAGGTCAAAGTATTCCTGTCCCGACAAAGGTACCTGGAACTTCGGAGCCTAAAAAGAACGTTCAGGGTGAGTCTGTAAATATAGTAACAATCGAAGCGGAAACGAGTTGCCTAAAGGCCGATTCCAAAGAGAGTATCAGCAAGGAGTCCAAAGACAGTGGTAATTCTGGCAGCAACGCTGACGCAGGTCACCCAAAGGCAGAACCGGGCaatgaaaattgtgaaaatgacgCTGCAGAAACATTTTCTCTTAAGAGTGAAGTTCTTGAAGGTAAAAGTGATTACTCTGAATACAAAGAAGGAATCAAGCATGGCAATGGAACAGAGACCAACGACAGCAATAACAACAAAATCCGAAAAGATCTTAAGACCTCTATCAAGAAGCTTGAGATTTCCGACGTTAACGGTCTGGAGAGTCAGATGACAACCGTCTCTAGTCGTTCTTTGGAAAGAATGATGGCTCGACTGCCATCAAGACATCTCAAAAGTCGGGACAAGCGCTCTAGGAGATCAAGGACCATCGGCGCAGCCTCGGGTCTCATGGCCAAGAGATCTCCTATGACCACAAAACACGTGGTCTTTGTCAGTCCTGCCTTTAACCAAAGCAAGGcgtaa